A single genomic interval of Campylobacterota bacterium harbors:
- the pglE gene encoding UDP-N-acetylbacillosamine transaminase, whose translation MNPRLFLSPPHMSGREQAYIAEAFESNYIAPLGPMVERFEQSIRSYTQTPNALALSTATAAIHLALRVLGVRAGDVVLASSFTFIGSVAPILYQNAIPVFVDSDRASWNLDPELLEQAIARAPKKPKALILTHLYGQCADLERILDICDRHGIALIEDAAESLGALYHGRQSGTLGLFGAYSFNGNKILTTSGGGMLVSGHKEFIDKARFYSTQARDDAPHYEHTEFGYNYRLSNILAAIGVGQMEVLDERIAARRQIFQWYREELGEIDEIAFMPELKDTRGNRWLTTLTFERTDPERVRLALEAQNIESRPLWKPMHLQPLFTEALCVENGTSQRLFETGLCLPSGTRMSRDDVHRVCEIVKSVRA comes from the coding sequence ATGAACCCCCGTCTTTTCCTCTCTCCGCCGCACATGAGCGGCCGGGAGCAGGCGTACATCGCCGAAGCCTTCGAAAGCAACTACATCGCCCCCCTGGGTCCCATGGTCGAGCGGTTCGAGCAGAGCATCCGCTCCTACACCCAAACCCCCAACGCCCTCGCACTCTCGACGGCGACGGCCGCGATCCATCTGGCATTGCGGGTTCTGGGCGTCAGAGCGGGGGATGTCGTTCTGGCCTCTTCGTTCACCTTTATCGGTTCGGTCGCGCCGATCCTCTACCAAAACGCGATCCCCGTTTTCGTCGATTCGGACCGCGCAAGCTGGAATCTTGACCCCGAACTGCTCGAACAGGCGATCGCACGCGCACCCAAAAAACCCAAAGCGCTGATTCTGACCCACCTCTACGGCCAGTGCGCCGACCTGGAACGTATCCTCGACATCTGCGACCGTCACGGCATCGCCCTGATCGAAGACGCCGCCGAAAGCCTCGGAGCGCTGTATCACGGTCGTCAAAGCGGGACGCTGGGGCTCTTCGGCGCCTACAGTTTCAACGGCAACAAAATCCTCACCACTTCGGGGGGAGGGATGCTCGTATCGGGACACAAGGAATTCATCGACAAAGCCCGCTTCTATTCGACGCAGGCGCGCGATGACGCCCCCCATTACGAGCACACCGAATTCGGCTACAACTATCGGCTCAGCAACATCCTCGCCGCCATCGGGGTGGGGCAGATGGAAGTGCTGGATGAGCGGATTGCGGCACGCCGGCAGATTTTCCAGTGGTACCGCGAAGAGCTGGGAGAGATTGATGAAATCGCATTCATGCCCGAGCTCAAAGATACCCGAGGCAACCGGTGGCTTACGACGCTCACCTTTGAGCGTACCGATCCCGAACGGGTCCGCCTCGCCCTCGAAGCTCAAAACATCGAAAGCCGCCCTTTGTGGAAACCGATGCACCTTCAGCCTCTGTTCACAGAGGCGCTTTGCGTCGAAAACGGCACATCGCAGCGGCTGTTCGAAACCGGGCTGTGCCTCCCCAGCGGAACCCGCATGAGCCGCGACGACGTTCACCGCGTCTGCGAAATCGTCAAATCGGTACGCGCGTGA
- a CDS encoding sugar transferase: MTLYQRFLKRSFDLVVSALGLAATWWIILIAFVAASIDTRSNGFFIQTRIGRWGKPFPVIKIKTMRPLTDYTTTVTTAADPRITRSGAFFRRTKIDELPQLINVLLGQMSLVGPRPDVSGYMDRLSGEDAEILALRPGITGPATLKYKDEEQILAAQPDPKRYNDEIIWPDKVRLNRRYLHEWSFWGDIGYIWRTVFP; the protein is encoded by the coding sequence ATGACCCTGTACCAGCGTTTCCTCAAACGGAGTTTCGACCTTGTCGTCTCGGCCCTCGGCCTTGCCGCCACATGGTGGATCATCCTGATAGCTTTCGTCGCGGCCTCCATCGACACCCGCAGCAACGGTTTTTTCATCCAGACGCGCATCGGCCGCTGGGGCAAACCGTTTCCCGTCATCAAGATCAAAACGATGCGCCCCCTCACCGATTACACCACCACGGTAACCACCGCCGCCGATCCCCGCATCACCCGCAGCGGCGCTTTTTTCCGCCGCACCAAAATCGACGAGCTCCCCCAGCTCATCAACGTCCTGCTGGGGCAGATGAGCCTCGTCGGGCCGCGTCCGGACGTCAGCGGCTACATGGACCGCCTCAGCGGCGAAGATGCCGAAATCCTCGCCCTCCGCCCGGGGATCACGGGTCCCGCGACCCTTAAGTACAAAGACGAAGAGCAGATCCTTGCCGCCCAGCCCGACCCGAAACGGTATAATGACGAAATCATTTGGCCCGACAAAGTCCGCCTCAACCGCCGTTACCTGCACGAATGGTCGTTTTGGGGGGACATCGGCTACATCTGGAGGACCGTTTTCCCATGA
- a CDS encoding STT3 domain-containing protein, translating to MNFSLPNERTSTLHVILLILFAYAFSVGMRLIWIDWASGIPEFHWNGSLMINTNDGYYFAAAAQNSLTGIFEHNPRVAEAWSSATITLTALAAQFFPLESVILYLPVFVSSLVVVPLILIGRLFNAAYFGFFAALIASIAWSYYNRTMAGYYDTDMFSAMAPMLIVYFLMATTIRENVTWALLSALSILAYPFLYDQGLSVIYAVSLFYMGYMLLFHRKEPFTYYSIALLSVALFLLPLGIKLLLIGALSLAYSRGMLSLRVLLVLAAFAFAVFLVNGNVVSLIWAKILSYTAKGTATEGSLHFFQVTQTVREAGKIPFSEIANRISGNTAALIAASLGYIALIVRHKAFVLTLPLLGIGLFAFWGGLRFTIYAVPVAALGAVYLLYFITAGVASRKIRYAIIGVSSAVLLLAHIVHIVEYKVPTVMTAKEAAALDQFKSIASSKDYTVAWWDYGYPLWFYTHTNTLIDGGKHHHDNFIVSEILTTSSALEAARLSRIAVETYVSSGYKEIADTLFIRKDGTAENVADYLDTLRYSENVALPAKTREVYLYLPWRMIDILPTVTLFSNLDLNAPDNRPQPYFYMTASVQDTGKTLDLGNGVSVLKERNIVKIGDRDVPIKEFYQAGYDGNNKLQVTRQQFASEGINLIYLPSYGRFLVLDDFYLNSTFIQMAVFERYDPKLFEPVILDPLTKIYRLKL from the coding sequence ATGAACTTTTCACTCCCCAACGAGCGAACCTCGACCCTGCACGTCATCCTCCTGATCCTCTTCGCCTACGCGTTCAGCGTCGGCATGCGTCTGATCTGGATCGACTGGGCGTCGGGAATCCCCGAATTTCACTGGAACGGCAGCCTGATGATCAACACCAACGACGGCTATTATTTTGCCGCCGCCGCCCAGAACTCGCTCACCGGGATCTTCGAACACAACCCCCGCGTTGCCGAAGCATGGAGTTCGGCAACGATCACCCTCACCGCGCTTGCCGCACAATTTTTCCCCCTGGAAAGCGTCATCCTCTATCTTCCCGTGTTCGTCTCCTCGCTCGTCGTCGTCCCGCTGATCCTCATCGGCCGGCTGTTCAACGCCGCCTATTTCGGATTTTTCGCCGCCCTCATCGCGTCCATTGCCTGGAGCTACTACAACCGCACCATGGCGGGGTACTACGATACCGACATGTTCTCGGCGATGGCGCCGATGCTCATCGTCTACTTTCTCATGGCCACGACGATCAGGGAGAACGTCACATGGGCGCTGCTCAGCGCCCTCTCGATCCTCGCCTACCCGTTTTTGTACGATCAGGGACTTTCGGTCATATACGCCGTCTCCCTCTTTTACATGGGGTATATGCTCCTCTTCCACCGTAAAGAGCCCTTTACCTACTATTCGATCGCGCTCCTCTCGGTCGCCCTCTTTCTCCTTCCCTTAGGGATCAAACTCCTTCTCATCGGCGCGCTGAGTCTCGCCTACAGCCGCGGGATGCTCTCGTTGCGGGTGCTGCTCGTCCTTGCGGCGTTCGCCTTTGCCGTTTTTCTCGTCAACGGAAACGTCGTCTCGCTCATCTGGGCGAAAATCCTCAGCTACACCGCCAAAGGGACCGCGACGGAGGGGTCGCTTCATTTCTTCCAGGTAACCCAGACGGTGCGCGAAGCGGGCAAAATCCCCTTTTCGGAAATCGCCAACCGCATCAGCGGCAACACGGCGGCGCTGATCGCCGCTTCGCTGGGCTACATCGCCCTGATCGTCCGGCATAAGGCGTTTGTCCTTACCCTTCCGCTGCTGGGAATCGGGCTCTTCGCTTTTTGGGGCGGGTTGCGCTTTACCATCTATGCGGTCCCCGTCGCCGCACTGGGAGCGGTCTATCTCCTCTATTTCATCACCGCCGGCGTGGCCTCGCGCAAAATCCGCTACGCGATCATCGGCGTCTCGAGTGCCGTGCTCCTTCTAGCCCATATCGTCCACATCGTCGAATACAAGGTCCCCACGGTGATGACCGCCAAAGAGGCGGCGGCACTCGATCAGTTCAAATCGATCGCCTCGAGCAAAGACTATACGGTCGCGTGGTGGGATTACGGCTACCCGCTGTGGTTTTATACCCATACCAACACCCTTATCGACGGGGGAAAACACCATCACGACAACTTTATCGTCAGCGAGATCCTGACCACCTCCTCAGCGCTCGAAGCGGCCCGCCTCTCGCGGATCGCCGTCGAGACCTACGTCTCCTCGGGCTACAAAGAGATCGCCGACACCCTCTTCATCCGCAAGGACGGCACGGCCGAAAACGTCGCCGACTACCTCGACACCCTCCGCTACAGCGAAAACGTCGCGCTGCCGGCGAAGACGCGGGAAGTCTATCTCTATCTCCCCTGGCGGATGATCGACATCCTCCCGACCGTAACGCTCTTCTCCAACCTCGATCTCAATGCCCCCGACAATCGGCCGCAACCCTATTTTTACATGACCGCCTCCGTTCAGGATACGGGCAAAACGCTCGATCTGGGCAACGGCGTATCGGTCCTCAAAGAGCGCAACATCGTCAAAATCGGTGATCGGGACGTCCCCATCAAAGAGTTCTACCAGGCCGGATACGACGGCAACAACAAACTGCAGGTGACCCGCCAGCAATTCGCCTCCGAGGGGATCAACCTGATCTATCTCCCCAGTTACGGACGTTTTTTGGTGCTGGACGATTTTTACCTCAACTCGACGTTTATCCAGATGGCGGTGTTCGAACGCTACGATCCCAAGCTGTTCGAACCGGTCATCCTCGACCCGCTCACCAAAATCTACCGGCTGAAGCTTTGA
- a CDS encoding glycosyltransferase family 2 protein: MKSLSIIIPCRNEERYIGRCLDSVLRTTYPHDRLEVIVIDGQSEDATRAIVESYAARHPFIRLIDNPKKIAPAALNLGVSASKGEYIIRLDAHTEYPHDYFERLVDASIRLGAANVGAVCRTETMSKTPTANAIQNVLSDRFGVGNSSFRTGVSEIVEADTVPFGCFRRDTFEQYGLFDERLIRNQDIEFNKRIARGGGKIYLIPDVTCTYFARETYRELWRNNYQNGYWNILTPYYTRTFRSLSLRHFVPLLFVLGLIVPPLLSPLYPPFLGLSAAILGLYLAAIGIRSAQIGKNTTWLRQIAAFAVLHFSYGFGSIGGIITILKKILRQGQR, translated from the coding sequence ATGAAATCGCTTTCGATCATCATCCCCTGCCGCAACGAGGAACGCTACATCGGGCGGTGCCTTGATTCGGTTCTGCGGACCACCTACCCGCACGACCGGCTCGAAGTCATCGTCATCGACGGCCAAAGCGAAGACGCCACCCGCGCCATCGTCGAAAGCTACGCCGCGCGCCACCCTTTCATCCGGCTCATCGACAACCCCAAAAAAATCGCCCCCGCCGCTTTGAACCTCGGGGTCAGCGCATCAAAAGGGGAATACATCATCCGGCTCGATGCCCACACCGAGTATCCGCACGACTACTTCGAACGTCTCGTCGATGCGAGCATCCGGCTCGGCGCCGCCAACGTGGGTGCCGTCTGCCGTACCGAAACGATGAGCAAAACCCCGACCGCCAACGCCATCCAAAACGTCCTCAGCGACCGTTTCGGGGTCGGAAACTCCTCGTTTCGCACCGGCGTTTCGGAGATCGTCGAAGCCGATACGGTTCCGTTCGGGTGTTTCCGGCGCGATACTTTCGAGCAATACGGCCTCTTCGACGAACGGCTCATCCGCAACCAGGATATCGAGTTCAACAAGCGGATCGCCCGGGGAGGGGGGAAAATTTACCTGATCCCCGACGTCACCTGCACCTATTTCGCCCGCGAAACGTACCGCGAACTCTGGCGCAACAACTACCAAAACGGCTACTGGAACATCCTGACCCCCTACTACACCCGGACGTTCCGCTCGCTGAGCCTGCGCCATTTCGTCCCGCTGCTCTTTGTGCTGGGGTTGATCGTTCCGCCCCTCCTCTCCCCCCTTTACCCCCCGTTTCTAGGCCTCAGCGCCGCCATACTGGGGCTGTATCTCGCAGCGATCGGCATCCGTTCGGCACAGATCGGGAAAAACACGACGTGGCTGCGGCAGATCGCCGCGTTTGCGGTGCTCCATTTCAGTTACGGCTTTGGGAGCATAGGCGGTATAATAACGATTCTGAAAAAAATCCTGCGTCAAGGCCAACGATGA
- a CDS encoding acyltransferase: protein MFLVRLFYAYILRRTPPYYAHYPLWLIFWKPLRKFINVVVIPALPFNTLRILLYRAIGFKIGKNVFIGMKCYLDDMDPSLTLIEDNVTISYGCYFACHGRNQTHTPIRIEEGAYLGMRCTVLSGRSGIVIGRGALIGAASLVNRSIPEGATAYGVPAKIRHAGQPA from the coding sequence ATGTTCCTCGTACGGCTCTTTTACGCCTATATACTGCGGCGCACTCCCCCCTATTACGCCCATTACCCCCTCTGGCTGATCTTCTGGAAACCGCTGCGCAAATTTATCAATGTCGTCGTCATCCCCGCGCTCCCTTTCAACACCCTGCGTATCCTCCTCTACCGCGCAATCGGATTCAAAATCGGCAAAAACGTCTTCATCGGGATGAAATGCTATCTCGACGACATGGACCCTTCACTCACCCTCATCGAAGACAACGTCACGATTTCGTACGGCTGTTATTTCGCCTGCCACGGCCGAAACCAGACCCATACCCCGATCCGGATCGAAGAGGGGGCCTACCTCGGGATGCGCTGCACCGTCCTCTCGGGACGTTCGGGGATCGTGATCGGGCGGGGAGCGCTCATCGGCGCAGCCAGTCTCGTCAACCGTTCGATCCCCGAGGGAGCGACCGCCTACGGCGTCCCCGCAAAAATCCGACACGCCGGGCAACCTGCATGA
- a CDS encoding glycosyltransferase family 4 protein has protein sequence MTSNLHKIAHLTSAHPRYDTRIFVKECASLATHEGYEVYLIVADGKGDEKHGGVNILDAGAPSGGRLSRFTRTVHAVFDKARALDADLYHLHDPELMPIGLKLKKLGKKVIFDAHEDLPKQILSKAYLGKTSKFLLSKASAAYERHACSRFDAVVTATPYIREKFLPINPRSVDINNFPVLGELSNDTAWENRLNEVCYIGGISTIRGVFEIIAAMNRTVNVRLNLGGKFETAELRNKAEQTAGWEKVNMLGFLGRAEVADVLSRSKAGLVTLHPTRNYVDALPVKMFEYMAAGIPVIASDFPLWRSIVDNAQCGLLVDPLDPEAIAEAITYLIDHPDRARAMGENGKKAVVSTYNWECEKQKLFALYETLLNKGEGR, from the coding sequence ATGACGTCAAACTTACATAAAATTGCCCACCTCACCTCGGCTCACCCCCGTTACGACACCCGCATTTTCGTCAAAGAGTGCGCTTCCCTGGCGACGCATGAGGGATACGAGGTCTATCTCATCGTTGCCGACGGCAAAGGGGACGAAAAGCACGGCGGCGTCAATATCCTGGATGCCGGTGCCCCCTCCGGCGGCCGCCTCAGCCGTTTCACCCGTACCGTACACGCGGTATTCGACAAGGCACGCGCGCTGGATGCCGATCTGTACCACCTGCACGATCCCGAACTGATGCCCATCGGGCTGAAACTCAAAAAACTGGGGAAAAAAGTGATCTTCGACGCCCACGAAGACCTCCCCAAACAGATCCTCAGCAAGGCGTATCTGGGCAAAACGTCCAAATTCCTCCTCTCCAAGGCCTCCGCCGCCTACGAGCGGCATGCGTGTTCGCGGTTCGACGCCGTCGTTACCGCCACCCCCTATATCCGGGAAAAATTCCTCCCGATCAACCCCCGAAGCGTGGACATCAACAATTTCCCCGTTCTGGGGGAACTTTCCAACGACACGGCATGGGAAAACCGCCTCAATGAAGTGTGCTACATCGGGGGGATTTCGACCATCCGGGGGGTTTTCGAAATCATCGCCGCGATGAACCGCACCGTAAACGTGCGGTTGAACCTGGGCGGCAAATTCGAAACCGCCGAGCTCCGGAACAAAGCGGAGCAGACCGCGGGATGGGAAAAGGTCAACATGCTCGGTTTTCTGGGCCGCGCCGAAGTAGCTGACGTCCTCAGCCGTTCCAAAGCGGGGCTGGTGACCCTCCACCCGACCCGAAACTACGTCGATGCCCTCCCGGTGAAAATGTTCGAATACATGGCTGCGGGGATCCCCGTCATCGCGTCGGATTTTCCGCTGTGGCGCTCGATCGTCGACAACGCGCAGTGCGGTCTTCTCGTCGATCCACTCGATCCCGAAGCGATTGCCGAGGCGATCACCTACCTCATCGACCATCCCGACCGGGCCCGCGCAATGGGGGAAAACGGTAAAAAAGCGGTCGTGAGTACCTACAACTGGGAGTGCGAAAAACAAAAACTCTTCGCCCTCTACGAAACCCTGCTGAACAAAGGGGAGGGGCGCTGA
- the asnB gene encoding asparagine synthase (glutamine-hydrolyzing) — MCGISGIIDRNNTPIPRGEIEAMNGRIRHRGPDDEGFFLENNIALGHRRLSILDLSPEGHQPMHRAQRYVIVYNGEVYNYLELRDELIAAGHSFTSHSDTEVILAAYEEWGEGCVSRFNGMWAFALYDREKETLFCSRDRFGVKPFYYVQAPGRFAFGSEIKQLLPFLDERKVNTKILMDYLVLSYEEHTDETFFEGVLKLPPSHNLLYDLKTGEFSLRRYYAIRIDEKLGTLDEAEAVRTYAASLEDAVKIRLRSDVKVGTCLSGGLDSSSVAAIAAKMYNTQDRALSAVHAKSTESANDESRWARKVADHCALELSIIEPDAEAFRACVEHVIRIQEEPFGSPSIIMQYLVFEEANRLGCKVMLDGQGGDETLMGYERYLPAYLLSLKGSEKIRGFWLSFKHSKLTPWKLLQYFVYFTNASIRLARLKKKLSFIKPEYFDRLSLGTLRDSARNYGNILGLQLLEITSTQLPHLLKYEDKNSMCHSVEARLPFVDYRNVENALAIRNGLKIHEGWTKYLLRRGVEKLLPADIVWRRDKIGFEAPSATWLAALAPAMETSVRNSPLLRTLCGAYDYSKLDAKTRWKLFNIAEWERIYDVKLT; from the coding sequence ATGTGCGGAATCAGCGGAATCATTGACCGAAACAACACCCCCATCCCCCGAGGCGAAATCGAAGCCATGAACGGCCGCATCCGCCACCGGGGGCCCGACGATGAAGGTTTTTTTCTCGAAAACAATATCGCCCTCGGACACCGGAGGCTCTCGATCCTTGACCTCAGCCCCGAGGGACACCAGCCGATGCACCGCGCACAGCGCTACGTCATCGTCTACAACGGGGAGGTCTACAATTACCTCGAACTGCGCGACGAGCTGATCGCCGCGGGGCATTCGTTCACGTCCCACAGCGATACCGAAGTGATCCTCGCCGCTTACGAAGAATGGGGGGAAGGGTGCGTTTCGCGCTTCAACGGGATGTGGGCCTTCGCCCTCTACGACCGCGAAAAAGAGACCCTCTTTTGCAGTCGCGACCGTTTCGGGGTCAAACCGTTTTATTACGTCCAGGCCCCCGGACGGTTCGCCTTCGGCTCCGAGATCAAACAGCTTCTCCCCTTCCTGGACGAGCGGAAGGTCAATACGAAAATCCTAATGGACTACCTCGTGCTCAGCTACGAAGAGCACACCGACGAAACGTTTTTTGAGGGGGTTCTCAAACTTCCCCCCTCGCACAATCTCCTCTACGATCTCAAAACGGGGGAATTTTCCCTGCGGCGCTATTACGCGATCCGCATCGACGAAAAGCTCGGGACGCTGGACGAAGCCGAAGCGGTCCGCACCTATGCCGCCTCGCTCGAAGACGCCGTCAAAATCCGCCTCCGCTCCGACGTGAAGGTGGGAACCTGCCTCAGCGGCGGCCTTGACAGCTCAAGCGTCGCGGCGATTGCGGCGAAGATGTACAATACCCAAGATCGCGCGCTCAGCGCCGTTCATGCCAAATCGACCGAATCGGCCAACGACGAAAGCCGGTGGGCCCGAAAAGTCGCCGACCACTGCGCCCTTGAGCTGAGCATCATCGAACCCGATGCCGAGGCCTTTCGCGCCTGTGTGGAACACGTCATCCGCATTCAGGAAGAACCCTTCGGAAGCCCCTCGATCATCATGCAGTACCTCGTCTTCGAAGAAGCCAACCGGTTGGGGTGCAAAGTGATGCTCGACGGCCAGGGGGGCGACGAAACCCTCATGGGGTACGAACGCTACCTCCCCGCCTACCTCCTCAGCCTCAAAGGCTCCGAAAAAATCCGGGGGTTCTGGCTGAGCTTCAAGCACTCCAAACTCACCCCGTGGAAGCTTCTGCAGTATTTCGTCTATTTTACGAACGCGTCCATACGGCTGGCGCGGCTTAAAAAGAAACTCTCGTTCATCAAACCCGAATATTTCGACCGCCTCAGCCTCGGAACCCTCCGCGATTCGGCCCGAAACTATGGTAACATTCTGGGATTGCAGCTTCTGGAGATCACCTCCACCCAACTGCCCCATCTTCTTAAATACGAAGACAAAAATTCGATGTGCCACTCGGTCGAGGCGCGGTTACCGTTCGTCGATTACCGGAACGTCGAAAACGCCCTCGCGATCCGAAACGGGCTGAAAATCCATGAAGGGTGGACGAAATACCTGCTGCGCCGGGGGGTTGAAAAGCTCCTCCCCGCCGACATCGTGTGGCGTCGGGACAAGATCGGGTTCGAGGCCCCCAGCGCGACATGGCTCGCAGCGCTCGCCCCGGCAATGGAGACCTCCGTTCGCAACAGCCCGCTTCTGCGGACCCTGTGCGGAGCCTACGACTACTCGAAACTGGACGCGAAAACCCGATGGAAACTTTTCAATATCGCCGAATGGGAGCGGATCTATGACGTCAAACTTACATAA
- a CDS encoding oligosaccharide flippase family protein: MSLRRHIFSYSAANMVNAALPFLLLPLLTSYLSPGDYGKLSLVQLLMSLSFPFILLNIHSLFILEYSKLSPEGFSRFVSSMIWIPLGAFAFLELLFILFQTPLSASFKIPSDWVVCVPLFALMQSIPTMLPVIFQAKKEPLNYAKFKISLTLANFAFTLVFVVSLGMGWEGRILGIAAAYALFTLLGLAVLRTLGYLQLYVSRDTLKEALRFGIPLLPHTLAGILLAMSDKLFLANMMGVREVGLYSVAFQVAGGILIVMTSVNQAWMPHLYEQLNASPSAGAKALIVRQTYKVALAMTAFTLVFIALLPLVYRFFIGGNFREGVVLSQVLSVAFLLQGFYFIVTNYIFYVKKTYLLSIVTTLSLLLLWGLNYFFILRYGVIGSAYALVCGYGTIFILGWFLAHRLYPMPWVFWRNHEQHV; the protein is encoded by the coding sequence GTGAGCCTGCGCAGACACATCTTCTCCTATTCGGCGGCCAACATGGTCAATGCCGCACTCCCTTTTTTGCTGCTGCCGCTCCTCACGTCGTACCTGAGCCCCGGCGATTACGGAAAACTCTCGCTGGTGCAGCTTTTGATGAGCCTCTCGTTCCCCTTTATCCTGCTGAACATCCACAGCCTTTTCATCCTGGAATACTCAAAACTCTCCCCGGAGGGGTTCAGCCGGTTCGTTTCGTCGATGATATGGATACCCCTCGGCGCTTTCGCCTTTTTGGAACTTCTTTTCATCCTTTTCCAGACCCCTTTGTCCGCATCGTTCAAGATTCCCTCCGACTGGGTCGTGTGCGTCCCGTTGTTCGCCCTGATGCAATCGATCCCGACGATGCTGCCGGTCATTTTCCAGGCCAAAAAAGAGCCGCTCAACTACGCCAAATTCAAAATCTCCCTGACGCTCGCCAACTTCGCCTTCACCCTCGTATTCGTCGTTTCGCTGGGAATGGGATGGGAAGGGCGCATCCTGGGGATCGCCGCCGCATATGCCCTCTTCACCCTCCTGGGGCTGGCCGTGCTTCGTACCCTGGGCTACCTTCAGTTGTACGTTTCGCGCGACACCCTCAAAGAGGCGCTGCGCTTCGGCATCCCGCTCCTCCCCCATACCCTGGCGGGGATTTTGCTGGCGATGTCGGACAAACTCTTTCTGGCCAACATGATGGGGGTGCGCGAAGTGGGTCTTTACAGCGTCGCGTTTCAGGTCGCGGGGGGGATTTTGATCGTGATGACCTCCGTTAACCAGGCATGGATGCCCCACCTCTACGAACAGCTCAACGCCTCCCCCTCGGCGGGCGCCAAAGCCCTCATCGTCCGCCAAACCTACAAAGTCGCCCTGGCGATGACAGCTTTCACCCTCGTCTTTATCGCCCTTCTCCCTCTGGTGTACCGTTTTTTCATCGGCGGGAACTTCCGGGAGGGGGTCGTCCTTTCGCAGGTTCTCTCGGTCGCGTTCTTGCTCCAGGGGTTTTATTTCATCGTGACCAACTACATTTTTTACGTCAAAAAAACCTACCTCCTCTCGATCGTGACCACCCTCTCGCTCCTGCTGCTGTGGGGTCTGAACTACTTTTTTATCCTCCGCTACGGGGTGATCGGCTCGGCATACGCCCTCGTCTGCGGATACGGAACGATTTTTATCCTCGGATGGTTTTTGGCCCACCGCCTCTATCCCATGCCCTGGGTCTTTTGGAGAAACCATGAACAGCACGTTTAA
- a CDS encoding acylneuraminate cytidylyltransferase family protein — protein sequence MIKNHTVLAIIPARGGSKRLPRKNLLPLGGKPLIGWTIEAAMKSRYIDRIVVTSDDAEILAIAQSYGIEALRRPDDLATDTAGTFETVEHAIGHSPRSDWIVLLQPTSPLRKAHHIDEALEKAVAKNADAVISVCENDHSPLWSNTLPEDGDMRHFLREEVRNKRSQDLEKYYRINGAVYVCKTVPLLEQKSFFLNANIYAYPMDRESSVDIDEEIDFKIAGLYL from the coding sequence ATGATTAAGAATCACACCGTTTTGGCCATCATCCCCGCACGCGGCGGGAGCAAACGCCTCCCCCGGAAAAACCTCCTTCCGCTGGGGGGCAAACCGCTCATTGGATGGACGATCGAAGCGGCGATGAAGAGCCGCTACATCGACCGCATCGTGGTCACCAGCGATGATGCGGAAATCCTTGCGATCGCGCAAAGCTACGGGATAGAGGCGCTCCGGCGCCCGGACGACCTCGCGACCGACACCGCCGGAACGTTCGAGACGGTCGAACACGCGATCGGGCACTCCCCGCGCAGCGACTGGATCGTGCTGCTCCAGCCGACCAGCCCGCTGCGCAAAGCGCACCACATCGACGAAGCGCTGGAGAAAGCGGTGGCGAAAAACGCCGACGCCGTCATTTCGGTGTGTGAGAACGACCACAGCCCGCTGTGGAGCAACACCCTTCCCGAGGATGGGGACATGCGCCATTTTCTGCGCGAGGAGGTCCGCAACAAACGGAGCCAGGACCTTGAGAAGTACTACCGGATCAACGGCGCCGTCTACGTCTGCAAAACCGTCCCCCTGCTCGAGCAGAAAAGCTTTTTCCTGAACGCGAACATCTACGCCTATCCGATGGACCGCGAAAGTTCGGTCGACATCGACGAAGAGATCGATTTCAAAATCGCCGGATTGTACCTGTGA